In Athene noctua chromosome 8, bAthNoc1.hap1.1, whole genome shotgun sequence, a genomic segment contains:
- the AMOTL2 gene encoding angiomotin-like protein 2 isoform X2, translated as MRTAEDSNGTVLHRLIQEQLRYGNLTENRTLLAIQQQALRGGGGAGGAGSPRSSLESLSPEESQMVQQSTRQEPQGQEHHSDHVYLENNVYWLCQPQHKGEELPTYEEAKAHSQYYASQRGGQQPGGASLGIQGENSLRGAESGARRPDEGLKDLKHGHVRSLSERLMRMSLERNGAKAQSPISASHSYPQLSRHHQLAALRGQHPEGPEPRGPPPEYPYVIPSQDTYLAEPRPCSREGPGFQHPEIRVLPTHVPATFLPPPGALCPGTLGPADVEALVSAQAVSASSRLARADAVLRENERLQRESEKLRRELESCAEKASRIQKLESEIQRISEDYENLVKASSKREALEKAMRNKRDGEMRRLQDFNRDLKERLESANKQLASKTQESQESNQGSMAKLLAQSYEHQQEKERLEREVSLLRSANEDQRQRAELLEQALGSAQARAAKAEAELRKKRAYVEKVERLQAALGQLQAACEKREQLELRLRTRLEQELKMLRAQQRQAGAMGGGTSELSAHTLSEQLREKEEKILALEADMTKWEQKYLEECTMRQFAMDAAATAAAQRDTTLISHSPRHSPNSSFNEDLLLASHKHQEMENRLKALHAQILEKDAVIKVLQQRSRRDPSKALQGSLRPAKSVPSIFAASAAPSWPGTGQSDRLAEGSSRGSTGKATTEGAAAPAALPLPSHSKHSSKDGSTQTDGAAESGSQGEGTERPAGLLESSAAARAPDLSDMVEILI; from the exons ATGAGGACAGCGGAGGACTCGAATGGGACGGTCCTGCACCGCCTGATCCAGGAGCAGCTGCGCTATGGCAACCTCACGGAGAACCGCACGCTGCTGGCCATCCAGCAGCAggccctgcgcggcggcggcggtgccggtgGTGCCGGCAGCCCCCGCTCCTCCCTGGAGAGCCTCAGCCCGGAGGAGAGCCAAATGGTGCAGCAATCCACGCGGCAGGAGCCCCAGGGCCAGGAGCATCACTCCGACCACGTCTACTTGGAGAACAACGTCTAttggctctgccagccccagcacaagGGTGAGGAGCTCCCCACCTACGAGGAGGCCAAGGCGCATTCCCAGTACTACGCCTCGCAGCGGGGCGGGCAGCAGCCCGGAGGGGCCAGCCTGGGGATTCAGGGTGAAAACAGTCTACGCGGGGCTGAGAGTGGCGCCCGACGCCCCGATGAGGGGCTGAAGGACCTGAAGCACGGCCACGTGCGGTCGCTGAGTGAGCGGCTGATGCGGATGTCTCTGGAGAGGAACGGAGCCAAGGCGCAGAGCCCTATCAGCGCCTCCCACAGCTACCCCCAGCTCTCCCGCCACCACCAGCTCGCTGCCCTGCGAGGGCAGCACCCCGAGGGGCCGGAGCCGCGGGGACCTCCCCCGGAGTATCCCTACGTCATCCCTTCCCAGGATACTTACCTGGCTGAACCCCGACCCTGCTCCCGGGAAGGTCCTGGATTTCAGCATCCCGAAATCAG ggTGCTGCCCACCCACGTCCCTGCCACGTTCCTGCCGCCACCAGGTGCCCTGTGCCCGGGCACGCTGGGTCCCGCCGATGTGGAGGCACTGGTGAGCGCCCAGGCGGTCTCGGCCAGCAGCCGCCTGGCCCGGGCAGACGCGGTCCTGCGGGAAAACGAGAGGCTCCAGCGGGAGAGCGAGAAGCTGCGGCGGGAGCTGGAGAGCTGTGCCGAGAAGGCGAGCCGCATCCAGAAG CTGGAGAGCGAGATCCAGCGCATCTCGGAGGATTACGAAAACCTTGTCAAGGCCTCTTCCAAGCGGGAAGCCTTGGAGAAAGCCATGAGGAACAAGAGAGACGGCGAGATGCGACGGCTCCAGGACTTCAACCGGGACCTGAAAG AGCGGTTGGAATCGGCGAACAAGCAGCTGGCCAGCAAGACCCAGGAAAGCCAGGAAAGCAACCAGGGCAGCATGGCCAAACTCCTGGCACAGA GCTACGAGCACCAGCAGGAGAAGGAGAGGCTGGAGCGGGAGGTGTCCCTGCTGCGCAGTGCCAATGAGGACCAGCGGCAGCGGGCAGAGTTGCTGGAGCAGGCGCTGGGCAGCGCCCAGGCGCGGGCAGCCAAGGCAGAGGCTGAGCTGCGGAAGAAACGGGCTTACGTGGAGAAGGTGGAGCggctgcaggcagccctgggCCAGCTCCAGGCTGCCTGCGAGAAGCGGGAGCAGCTCGAGCTGCGGCTCCGCACCcgcctggagcaggagctgaagaTGCTGCGGGCTCAGCAG aggcaggcAGGTGCCATGGGCGGGGGGACGTCGGAGCTGAGTGCTCACACGCTCTCCGAGCAgctgagggagaaggaggagaagatcCTGGCCCTGGAGGCGGACATGACCAAGTGGGAGCAAAAGTACCTGGAGGAGTGCACCATGCGGCAGTTCGCCATGGATGCCGCGGCCACCGCGGCTGCCCAGCGGGACACCACTCTCATCAGCCACTCTCCGCGGCACTCCCCCAACAGCAGCTTCAACGAGGACCTCCTCCTGGCCAGCCACAAGCACCAGGAGATGGAAAACAG ATTAAAAGCCCTTCATGCCCAAATCCTGGAGAAGGATGCTGTCATCAAGGTCCTGCAGCAGCGCTCACGGAGGGACCCCAGCAAAGCCCTCCAGGGCTCCCTGCGGCCAGCGAAGTCCGTGCCCTCCATCTTTGCTGCCTCCGCTGCCCCGAGCTGGCCAGGGACTGGCCAGAGCGACCGGCTGGCCGAAGGCAGCTCCCGGGGCAGCACAG GTAAAGCCACCACTGAAGGTGCAGCAGCAcctgctgcccttcccctgccctcccacTCCAAGCACAGCAGCAAGGATGGCAGCACGCAGACAGACGGGGCGGCCGAGAGTGGCAGCCAGGGCGAGGGCACGGAGCGCCCGGCCGGTTTGCTGG AGAGCTCAGCCGCTGCCAGAGCCCCAGATCTGT
- the AMOTL2 gene encoding angiomotin-like protein 2 isoform X1 produces MRTAEDSNGTVLHRLIQEQLRYGNLTENRTLLAIQQQALRGGGGAGGAGSPRSSLESLSPEESQMVQQSTRQEPQGQEHHSDHVYLENNVYWLCQPQHKGEELPTYEEAKAHSQYYASQRGGQQPGGASLGIQGENSLRGAESGARRPDEGLKDLKHGHVRSLSERLMRMSLERNGAKAQSPISASHSYPQLSRHHQLAALRGQHPEGPEPRGPPPEYPYVIPSQDTYLAEPRPCSREGPGFQHPEIRVLPTHVPATFLPPPGALCPGTLGPADVEALVSAQAVSASSRLARADAVLRENERLQRESEKLRRELESCAEKASRIQKLESEIQRISEDYENLVKASSKREALEKAMRNKRDGEMRRLQDFNRDLKERLESANKQLASKTQESQESNQGSMAKLLAQSYEHQQEKERLEREVSLLRSANEDQRQRAELLEQALGSAQARAAKAEAELRKKRAYVEKVERLQAALGQLQAACEKREQLELRLRTRLEQELKMLRAQQRQAGAMGGGTSELSAHTLSEQLREKEEKILALEADMTKWEQKYLEECTMRQFAMDAAATAAAQRDTTLISHSPRHSPNSSFNEDLLLASHKHQEMENRLKALHAQILEKDAVIKVLQQRSRRDPSKALQGSLRPAKSVPSIFAASAAPSWPGTGQSDRLAEGSSRGSTAGKATTEGAAAPAALPLPSHSKHSSKDGSTQTDGAAESGSQGEGTERPAGLLESSAAARAPDLSDMVEILI; encoded by the exons ATGAGGACAGCGGAGGACTCGAATGGGACGGTCCTGCACCGCCTGATCCAGGAGCAGCTGCGCTATGGCAACCTCACGGAGAACCGCACGCTGCTGGCCATCCAGCAGCAggccctgcgcggcggcggcggtgccggtgGTGCCGGCAGCCCCCGCTCCTCCCTGGAGAGCCTCAGCCCGGAGGAGAGCCAAATGGTGCAGCAATCCACGCGGCAGGAGCCCCAGGGCCAGGAGCATCACTCCGACCACGTCTACTTGGAGAACAACGTCTAttggctctgccagccccagcacaagGGTGAGGAGCTCCCCACCTACGAGGAGGCCAAGGCGCATTCCCAGTACTACGCCTCGCAGCGGGGCGGGCAGCAGCCCGGAGGGGCCAGCCTGGGGATTCAGGGTGAAAACAGTCTACGCGGGGCTGAGAGTGGCGCCCGACGCCCCGATGAGGGGCTGAAGGACCTGAAGCACGGCCACGTGCGGTCGCTGAGTGAGCGGCTGATGCGGATGTCTCTGGAGAGGAACGGAGCCAAGGCGCAGAGCCCTATCAGCGCCTCCCACAGCTACCCCCAGCTCTCCCGCCACCACCAGCTCGCTGCCCTGCGAGGGCAGCACCCCGAGGGGCCGGAGCCGCGGGGACCTCCCCCGGAGTATCCCTACGTCATCCCTTCCCAGGATACTTACCTGGCTGAACCCCGACCCTGCTCCCGGGAAGGTCCTGGATTTCAGCATCCCGAAATCAG ggTGCTGCCCACCCACGTCCCTGCCACGTTCCTGCCGCCACCAGGTGCCCTGTGCCCGGGCACGCTGGGTCCCGCCGATGTGGAGGCACTGGTGAGCGCCCAGGCGGTCTCGGCCAGCAGCCGCCTGGCCCGGGCAGACGCGGTCCTGCGGGAAAACGAGAGGCTCCAGCGGGAGAGCGAGAAGCTGCGGCGGGAGCTGGAGAGCTGTGCCGAGAAGGCGAGCCGCATCCAGAAG CTGGAGAGCGAGATCCAGCGCATCTCGGAGGATTACGAAAACCTTGTCAAGGCCTCTTCCAAGCGGGAAGCCTTGGAGAAAGCCATGAGGAACAAGAGAGACGGCGAGATGCGACGGCTCCAGGACTTCAACCGGGACCTGAAAG AGCGGTTGGAATCGGCGAACAAGCAGCTGGCCAGCAAGACCCAGGAAAGCCAGGAAAGCAACCAGGGCAGCATGGCCAAACTCCTGGCACAGA GCTACGAGCACCAGCAGGAGAAGGAGAGGCTGGAGCGGGAGGTGTCCCTGCTGCGCAGTGCCAATGAGGACCAGCGGCAGCGGGCAGAGTTGCTGGAGCAGGCGCTGGGCAGCGCCCAGGCGCGGGCAGCCAAGGCAGAGGCTGAGCTGCGGAAGAAACGGGCTTACGTGGAGAAGGTGGAGCggctgcaggcagccctgggCCAGCTCCAGGCTGCCTGCGAGAAGCGGGAGCAGCTCGAGCTGCGGCTCCGCACCcgcctggagcaggagctgaagaTGCTGCGGGCTCAGCAG aggcaggcAGGTGCCATGGGCGGGGGGACGTCGGAGCTGAGTGCTCACACGCTCTCCGAGCAgctgagggagaaggaggagaagatcCTGGCCCTGGAGGCGGACATGACCAAGTGGGAGCAAAAGTACCTGGAGGAGTGCACCATGCGGCAGTTCGCCATGGATGCCGCGGCCACCGCGGCTGCCCAGCGGGACACCACTCTCATCAGCCACTCTCCGCGGCACTCCCCCAACAGCAGCTTCAACGAGGACCTCCTCCTGGCCAGCCACAAGCACCAGGAGATGGAAAACAG ATTAAAAGCCCTTCATGCCCAAATCCTGGAGAAGGATGCTGTCATCAAGGTCCTGCAGCAGCGCTCACGGAGGGACCCCAGCAAAGCCCTCCAGGGCTCCCTGCGGCCAGCGAAGTCCGTGCCCTCCATCTTTGCTGCCTCCGCTGCCCCGAGCTGGCCAGGGACTGGCCAGAGCGACCGGCTGGCCGAAGGCAGCTCCCGGGGCAGCACAG cagGTAAAGCCACCACTGAAGGTGCAGCAGCAcctgctgcccttcccctgccctcccacTCCAAGCACAGCAGCAAGGATGGCAGCACGCAGACAGACGGGGCGGCCGAGAGTGGCAGCCAGGGCGAGGGCACGGAGCGCCCGGCCGGTTTGCTGG AGAGCTCAGCCGCTGCCAGAGCCCCAGATCTGT